CTGGCACAAGCTGCCCAGGCCGCTCAAGGCGCCGCCGGAGCAGGTGCACCTGCCCCTGAAGCCGACGCCGGTGAAGAGAAACCTTCCGAGCCCAAGCAAGCCAAGGGCAAGGTCGTGGACGCCGAAGTCGTCGATGACTAAACCATCTCAACAGGTTCCATCAAACATCGCTGTCTGATGGAGCCTGTTTTCATTCATCCTATTGAGACTGAACCATTCCGTTAATTCTGTCTAAACAACAGACCTAACAACACAACCAAAACCAAAAAACAAAAACAAACCATTATGTCTAACATTACACCCATCGGACAGCGCGTTCTCGTGAAACGTCTCGAAGCCGAAGAAGTAACAGCTGGAGGAATCGTCCTTCCAGACTCCGCCAAAGAAAAGCCTCAAGAAGCTGAGGTCGTTTCCCTCGGAACTGGTGGCAAAGACGATGATGGAAAAACCATCGAGTTTGCCGTCAAAGTGGGCGACAAAGTGCTCATCTCCAAATACGGTGGCACCGAAGTGAAAGTGAACGGCGAGGACATGCTGATCCTTTCCGAGTCCGACATTCTCGGCATCGTTGGCTAACTAGAACCGCGCACTCATCAGAACGCGCATCTCATTTATTTTCAAT
This Oceaniferula flava DNA region includes the following protein-coding sequences:
- a CDS encoding co-chaperone GroES, which translates into the protein MSNITPIGQRVLVKRLEAEEVTAGGIVLPDSAKEKPQEAEVVSLGTGGKDDDGKTIEFAVKVGDKVLISKYGGTEVKVNGEDMLILSESDILGIVG